The proteins below are encoded in one region of Sulfuricurvum sp.:
- a CDS encoding TnsA endonuclease N-terminal domain-containing protein translates to MKISMKNRKIGYTYGSVSGRYSFRKEKTIAFESMLEKDFITLCEYNDLVLDVIEQPVTLLYINENGREVPYTPDFLVYFKSSPYSGVISDHPKPMLVEVKPADKLKEQFCEYRHRFKVATRYAMENGFVFKIFDEKRIRGQQLKNINFIARHKNLVYSENEEERILGHLKAIGHTAIDHLLAYLFVTEVQRGIGLGQVWHLLANKKIACDMSLPLGHHTVVWLNTPNYYESNEEEF, encoded by the coding sequence ATGAAAATCTCGATGAAAAATAGAAAGATCGGTTATACCTATGGGAGCGTGTCAGGACGTTATTCATTTCGTAAAGAAAAAACTATTGCGTTTGAGTCAATGCTTGAAAAAGATTTTATTACGTTATGTGAATATAACGACCTTGTCTTGGATGTGATCGAACAGCCGGTAACGCTTTTATATATTAATGAAAATGGCAGAGAAGTACCTTATACACCAGATTTTTTGGTCTATTTTAAATCGTCGCCTTACTCTGGTGTCATATCTGATCATCCAAAGCCAATGTTGGTTGAAGTAAAACCTGCTGATAAGCTCAAAGAACAGTTTTGCGAATACCGACATAGATTTAAAGTAGCTACGAGATATGCGATGGAAAATGGTTTTGTTTTTAAAATTTTTGACGAAAAGAGAATCCGTGGACAGCAGCTTAAAAATATCAATTTCATTGCCCGACATAAAAACCTTGTTTACTCGGAAAACGAGGAAGAAAGGATTTTGGGACATCTAAAAGCTATCGGGCATACCGCAATCGATCATTTGCTTGCATATTTGTTTGTTACCGAGGTTCAAAGGGGAATAGGGCTTGGTCAAGTATGGCATTTACTTGCAAATAAAAAAATTGCATGCGATATGAGTTTGCCTTTGGGACATCATACGGTCGTATGGCTCAATACACCAAATTATTATGAATCCAATGAAGAGGAATTTTGA
- a CDS encoding YeiH family protein, translating into MPFSPAKRKGTLSGILFVAIFAAAATMIADISAIKNLGISPLVVGIVLGIFFANTLHNRIPSVWEGGITFSGKKILRFAIVFYGFRITFQQIEQVGIEGFMVSLIMLSTTFILGTFLAQKFFKLDRDTSMLTAAGASVCGAAAVLATEPVLKSEEHKAAVAVSMVVLFGTISMFLYPVLYAAIIAPATGFLHMDPSTFGMYVGGTIHEVAQVVAVPASIPGADQSMANTAVIVKMTRVILIAPMLIVLGIYLSYAAKKSGTAGGGVKLVIPWFAVYFIGMAGVNSLILNFTDAHTGEAIATTITSAIANINIVDTFLLTMAMTALGMGTRFAKFKGLGLAPIYAAGSMFIWLVVGGFVITKWVVATF; encoded by the coding sequence ATGCCATTTTCACCTGCAAAGCGTAAAGGTACCCTCAGCGGTATCCTTTTTGTCGCCATCTTTGCCGCAGCCGCGACGATGATTGCCGACATCAGTGCCATTAAAAATCTTGGAATTTCACCGTTAGTTGTGGGGATTGTGTTGGGGATCTTTTTTGCCAATACCCTACATAACCGTATCCCTTCCGTCTGGGAAGGGGGGATTACTTTTTCAGGTAAAAAAATCCTCCGATTCGCAATCGTGTTTTACGGTTTTAGAATCACATTTCAACAAATTGAGCAAGTGGGAATAGAGGGGTTTATGGTCTCTTTGATCATGCTTTCCACCACGTTTATTCTCGGAACTTTTTTAGCTCAAAAGTTTTTTAAACTTGACCGGGATACCTCAATGCTGACTGCTGCAGGTGCATCGGTATGCGGAGCTGCAGCCGTTCTGGCAACAGAGCCTGTTTTGAAAAGTGAAGAGCATAAAGCTGCCGTCGCTGTATCCATGGTGGTCCTTTTCGGGACTATTTCAATGTTTTTATATCCTGTATTGTATGCTGCCATCATCGCTCCCGCAACAGGGTTTTTGCATATGGACCCTTCAACGTTCGGAATGTATGTAGGAGGTACAATTCATGAGGTAGCTCAAGTCGTAGCCGTACCGGCATCCATTCCGGGTGCCGATCAATCAATGGCCAATACAGCGGTAATTGTAAAAATGACACGGGTTATTTTGATCGCTCCGATGTTGATTGTATTGGGAATTTATCTCTCGTATGCTGCCAAGAAAAGCGGGACTGCAGGCGGCGGTGTGAAATTGGTCATCCCTTGGTTTGCCGTATATTTTATCGGTATGGCCGGTGTCAATTCGCTTATACTGAACTTTACAGATGCACATACGGGTGAAGCGATTGCCACTACGATCACTTCTGCGATTGCAAATATCAATATCGTCGATACGTTCTTGCTTACGATGGCAATGACAGCACTGGGAATGGGGACACGATTCGCTAAATTCAAAGGATTAGGCTTGGCCCCTATTTATGCGGCAGGATCCATGTTTATTTGGTTGGTAGTAGGTGGTTTTGTCATTACCAAATGGGTTGTGGCAACATTTTAA
- a CDS encoding helix-turn-helix domain-containing protein, giving the protein MTAQSTGHKLDRRLLKFMAEDYVECGGKVYQISLIIDFDEVIGIDIETKRPERLLIRDLKPVSLDKVQDNGFIHRDLTDISDDDWRELERRFAAIAPILNGASRAEIEQHAKSINIHFTTLYRWLRNYKSTGTLTGLLPKKEGRKPGEIRIDSRAEKIIHEKINEHYLTRERHSIQFVMNKIFDQCNQENLVSPSKNTIRNRISRITEYERLKKQGNASVAKDKFAPAPNKYETDYPLQVAQIDHTQVDIILVDDDSRLPIGRPWITLMIDVYSRMIMGYFLSLDAPSTTSVAMCIANAVLPKVE; this is encoded by the coding sequence ATGACGGCACAGAGCACAGGGCATAAACTCGATAGAAGACTTTTAAAGTTTATGGCTGAAGATTATGTTGAATGTGGTGGTAAAGTCTATCAGATAAGTCTGATCATCGATTTTGATGAAGTGATCGGCATTGATATCGAAACAAAACGTCCCGAACGTTTACTAATTAGAGATTTAAAACCTGTGAGTTTGGATAAAGTTCAAGACAATGGATTTATTCATCGCGATCTTACAGATATAAGTGACGATGACTGGAGGGAGCTGGAAAGAAGATTTGCTGCCATTGCACCGATATTAAATGGAGCGAGCCGAGCTGAAATTGAACAACATGCAAAAAGCATCAATATTCACTTTACGACTCTATATCGGTGGTTGAGAAACTATAAATCTACTGGGACACTTACGGGACTTCTTCCAAAAAAGGAGGGTAGAAAACCTGGAGAAATTAGAATTGACAGCCGTGCAGAAAAGATTATTCATGAAAAGATTAATGAGCATTATCTAACACGAGAGCGTCATTCGATTCAATTTGTTATGAATAAAATATTCGATCAGTGTAATCAGGAAAATTTGGTTTCGCCAAGTAAAAATACGATCCGTAACCGCATTTCTCGAATTACTGAATATGAACGACTGAAAAAGCAGGGGAATGCTTCGGTAGCAAAGGATAAATTTGCACCCGCGCCCAACAAATATGAAACGGATTATCCTTTGCAAGTGGCACAAATTGACCATACCCAAGTAGATATCATTTTGGTTGATGACGATAGTAGATTGCCGATTGGGCGGCCATGGATCACCTTGATGATTGATGTGTACAGTCGGATGATAATGGGATATTTTTTATCATTGGATGCGCCG